Proteins co-encoded in one Corvus moneduloides isolate bCorMon1 chromosome 7, bCorMon1.pri, whole genome shotgun sequence genomic window:
- the MRAS gene encoding ras-related protein M-Ras isoform X2 yields MATSAVPSENLPTYKLVVVGDGGVGKSALTIQFFQKIFVPDYDPTIEDSYLKHTEIDGQWAILDVLDTAGQEEFSAMREQYMRTGDGFLIVYSVTDKASFEHVDRFHQLILRVKDRESFPMILVANKVDLMHLRKITREQGREMATKHNIPYIETSAKDPPLNVDKAFHDLVRVIR; encoded by the exons ATGGCTACAAGTGCCGTTCCCAGCGAAAATCTCCCCACATACAAGCTGGTGGTTGTTGGAGATGGTGGTGTGGGGAAGAGTGCTCTCACCATTCAGTTTTTCCAGAAGATTTTTGTGCCAGACTATGACCCAACTATTGAAGACTCCTACCTGAAGCACACAGAAATAGATGGGCAATGGGCAATTCTTGATG TTCTGGATACTGCAGGCCAAGAGGAGTTCAGTGCAATGCGGGAGCAGTACATGAGGACTGGAGATGGTTTCCTGATCGTCTACTCGGTGACAGACAAGGCCAGCTTCGAGCACGTGGACCGGTTCCACCAGCTGATCCTCAGAGTCAAGGACAG gGAGTCTTTTCCAATGATTTTGGTGGCAAACAAAGTTGATCTAATGCACTTACGGAAAATTACAAGAGAACAGGGGAGAGAAATGGCAACAAAACATAAC ATTCCCTATATAGAAACCAGTGCCAAGGACCCACCTCTGAATGTGGACAAGGCCTTCCATGATCTCGTGAGGGTAATAAGGTAA